The Apium graveolens cultivar Ventura chromosome 6, ASM990537v1, whole genome shotgun sequence genome contains a region encoding:
- the LOC141666215 gene encoding uncharacterized protein LOC141666215: MKAHNKLIENSITQIAQQLSQLNKSSGQFPGQTEQPPMGHINAITTRNGRELQELDFTLITSILNVENHEDDITAEKVIEEEAVEEEKKEPIVAPIKPYVPPVLFPQRLAQATLEKKYGKFLGILQKLYIYIPFLDVISEMPSYAKFLKDISSWCT, from the coding sequence ATGAAGGCTCACAACAAGTTGATAGAGAATTCAATTACTCAAATTGCTCAGCAGTTGAGCCAACTTAACAAGTCTTCAGGCCAATTTCCTGGCCAAACTGAGCAACCACCAATGGGCCATATCAATGCTATAACTACTAGGAACGGAAGAGAATTGCAAGAACTAGATTTCACGTTAATCACAAGTATTTTGAATGTTGAAAATCATGAAGATGACATTACAGCTGAAAAAGTGATCGAAGAAGAGGCAGTGGAAGAAGAGAAGAAGGAACCTATTGTTGCTCCTATTAAACCATACGTGCCACCTGTTCTTTTTCCACAAAGGTTGGCGCAAGCTACGCTAGAGAAGAAGTATGGTAAATTTCTTGGAATTTTGCAAAAGCTATATATCTATATTCCATTCTTGGACGTTATATCGGAGATGCCTTCATACGCAAAATTTCTCAAAGATATATCCTCTTGGTGTACTTGA